The following proteins are encoded in a genomic region of Mycolicibacterium rutilum:
- a CDS encoding TldD/PmbA family protein gives MTATRRVDADFLALPRTALADAALSAALAEGASYADLRVHAITTELMQLRDGDLETAVVDREIGLAVRVIVDGTWGFASHAELNVDVAADTARRAVRVARTLAPLNAERIELAAEPVYADVSWVSDYAIDPFDVAAADKLAVLGEYSGRLLAADGVDHVSAGWHAAKEQTFYADTFGSSITQQRVRVQPSLEAVTVDAAAGTFETMRTLAPPTARGWEYAAGDEVWNWSEELAELPVWLAEKVKAPSVTAAPTDLVIDPSNLWLTIHESIGHATEYDRAIGYEAAYAGTSFATPDKLGTMRYGSPVMHVTADRTVDYGLATIGFDDEGVRTQKWDLVRDGIFVGYQLDRVFAPRLGVGRSNGCSYADSPHHVPIQRMANVSLEPAAEDVSTADLIACVEDGLYIVGDKSWSIDMQRYNFQFTGQRFFRIRDGRLDGQVRDVAYQATTTDFWGSMEAVGGPSTWRLGGAFNCGKAQPGQVAAVSHGCPSALFRGVSVLNTVAEAGR, from the coding sequence GTGACAGCAACCCGACGAGTCGACGCCGACTTCCTCGCGCTGCCGCGGACGGCGCTCGCCGATGCCGCCCTGTCCGCCGCGCTGGCCGAGGGCGCCAGTTACGCCGACCTTCGGGTGCACGCGATCACCACCGAGCTGATGCAGTTGCGGGACGGCGACCTGGAGACCGCGGTCGTCGACCGCGAGATCGGCCTGGCCGTGCGGGTGATCGTCGACGGCACCTGGGGATTCGCGTCGCACGCCGAACTCAACGTCGACGTGGCGGCCGACACCGCGCGCCGGGCGGTGCGGGTGGCGCGCACGTTGGCGCCGCTGAACGCCGAACGCATCGAGTTGGCCGCCGAACCCGTCTACGCCGACGTGAGCTGGGTGTCGGACTATGCGATCGATCCGTTTGACGTGGCCGCGGCCGACAAGCTGGCGGTGCTCGGCGAGTACTCGGGGCGGCTGCTGGCGGCCGACGGCGTCGACCACGTCTCGGCGGGCTGGCATGCCGCCAAGGAGCAGACGTTCTACGCCGACACGTTCGGCTCGTCGATCACCCAGCAGCGCGTGCGGGTGCAGCCGTCGTTGGAGGCCGTCACCGTCGACGCCGCGGCGGGCACGTTCGAAACGATGCGCACGCTCGCGCCGCCCACGGCGCGCGGCTGGGAGTACGCCGCCGGTGACGAGGTGTGGAACTGGTCCGAGGAGCTGGCCGAGCTGCCGGTGTGGCTGGCGGAGAAGGTGAAGGCGCCCAGCGTCACCGCCGCGCCGACCGACCTTGTCATCGACCCGTCGAACCTGTGGCTGACGATCCACGAATCCATCGGCCACGCCACCGAATACGACCGCGCGATCGGCTACGAGGCGGCCTATGCGGGCACGTCGTTCGCCACACCCGACAAGCTCGGCACCATGCGCTACGGCTCACCGGTCATGCACGTCACCGCGGACCGCACCGTCGACTACGGGCTGGCGACAATCGGTTTCGACGACGAAGGGGTGCGCACCCAGAAGTGGGACCTGGTGCGCGACGGGATATTCGTCGGCTATCAACTGGACCGGGTGTTCGCGCCGCGGCTGGGTGTCGGCCGCTCCAACGGCTGCTCGTACGCCGACTCACCGCACCACGTCCCGATCCAGCGGATGGCCAACGTGTCGCTGGAGCCGGCCGCCGAAGATGTCAGCACCGCCGACCTCATCGCCTGCGTCGAGGACGGCCTGTACATCGTCGGCGACAAGAGCTGGTCGATCGACATGCAGCGCTACAACTTTCAGTTCACCGGGCAGCGGTTCTTCCGGATCCGCGACGGCCGATTGGACGGGCAGGTGCGTGACGTGGCGTATCAGGCGACGACGACGGATTTCTGGGGGTCGATGGAGGCGGTCGGAGGGCCGTCGACGTGGCGCCTCGGCGGGGCGTTCAACTGCGGCAAGGCCCAGCCGGGTCAGGTGGCCGCGGTCAGTCACGGCTGCCCGTCGGCGTTGTTCCGCGGGGTGAGCGTGCTCAACACCGTGGCCGAGGCGGGGCGGTGA
- a CDS encoding TldD/PmbA family protein — protein sequence MIGAQQVVERALAEADRLGGADETIVLVTDRADASLRWAGNSMTTNGESRSRYTTVVSIVRKGSDSHVGSVRSSEVDPAAIAGLVASSQEAARSAPAAGDAAPLLSSGDAPADWDAPVPATGAEVFGSVAADLARGFRGRDQLYGYARHILETTFVATSGGLRRRFTQPTGSVEINAKRDGASAWVGVSTADYVDVPVESMLDELSTRLGWAQRTVELPAGRYETILPPSTVADLMIYMSWAMEGRGAQEGRTAFSAPGGGTRVGEKLTDLPLTLYSDPFAEGLACTPFVATATSSERMSVFDNGMDVNRVDWIHDGAINALAYPRAAAAEFDTVPAVPADNLLMTGGEASLADMIARTERGLLLSTLWYIRTVDPAVLLLTGLTRDGVYLIEDGEVTAAVNNFRFNESPLDVLRRATEAGVSEPTLPREWGDWATRAAMPTLRIPDFHMSSVSQAQ from the coding sequence ATGATCGGTGCACAGCAGGTGGTGGAACGCGCGCTGGCCGAGGCGGATCGGCTGGGCGGCGCGGACGAGACGATCGTGTTGGTGACCGACCGGGCGGACGCCTCGCTGCGGTGGGCGGGCAATTCGATGACCACCAACGGGGAGTCGCGCAGCCGCTACACCACGGTGGTGTCGATCGTGCGCAAGGGCAGCGACTCGCACGTGGGGTCGGTGCGCTCGAGCGAGGTCGACCCGGCGGCGATCGCAGGGTTGGTGGCGTCGTCGCAGGAGGCGGCGCGCTCGGCGCCGGCGGCCGGCGACGCCGCGCCGCTGCTGTCCAGCGGGGACGCGCCTGCCGATTGGGACGCGCCGGTCCCGGCGACGGGCGCTGAGGTGTTCGGTTCTGTCGCAGCGGATCTGGCGCGGGGATTCCGCGGTCGCGACCAGTTGTACGGCTATGCGCGGCACATCCTGGAGACGACGTTCGTCGCGACCTCCGGCGGCTTGCGCAGGCGGTTCACCCAGCCCACCGGGTCGGTGGAGATCAACGCCAAGCGCGACGGTGCCAGCGCGTGGGTGGGGGTCAGCACCGCGGATTACGTTGACGTGCCGGTCGAATCGATGCTCGACGAGCTGTCCACGCGGCTGGGTTGGGCGCAGCGCACGGTCGAGTTGCCGGCCGGCCGCTACGAGACGATCCTGCCGCCGTCGACGGTCGCGGACCTGATGATCTACATGTCGTGGGCGATGGAGGGTCGCGGGGCGCAGGAGGGCCGCACGGCGTTCTCCGCGCCCGGCGGCGGCACGCGGGTCGGAGAGAAGCTGACCGACCTGCCGCTGACGCTGTACTCGGATCCGTTCGCCGAGGGGCTGGCCTGCACGCCGTTCGTGGCGACCGCGACCTCGTCGGAGCGGATGTCGGTGTTCGACAACGGGATGGACGTCAACCGGGTCGACTGGATTCACGACGGGGCGATCAACGCGCTGGCGTATCCGCGGGCGGCGGCCGCGGAGTTCGACACGGTGCCGGCGGTGCCGGCAGACAACCTGCTGATGACCGGCGGGGAGGCCAGCCTGGCGGACATGATCGCGCGCACCGAGCGCGGTCTGCTGCTGAGCACGCTGTGGTACATCCGGACGGTGGATCCGGCGGTGCTGCTGCTGACGGGGCTGACCCGCGACGGGGTGTACCTGATCGAGGACGGTGAGGTGACCGCCGCGGTGAACAACTTCCGGTTCAACGAGAGCCCGCTGGACGTGCTGCGCCGGGCGACCGAAGCCGGGGTCAGCGAGCCCACGTTGCCGCGTGAGTGGGGTGACTGGGCGACGCGGGCGGCGATGCCGACGTTGCGAATTCCCGACTTTCACATGTCGTCGGTCAGTCAGGCGCAATAA
- a CDS encoding carboxymuconolactone decarboxylase family protein produces MSSGDSRRDTLIRLTCGRALSVPPLPLPADLLDESTEEDRMLAAFAEQFAVDVSGIGDNQRGRFLEVFGNNAFRVVVAVFIADFVPRVWAGCEAVGLGRPGSCDEVAWDDSSDPIGALLNGFAPAVARLRELDPVTTEIVRLRGATQHNCRLCKSLRDGDALDAGGSEDLYTQIERYESAEGLSEAHKAALRYVDALIWSPSAIAPEVADGVRKHFSRKQVWELTLDVMRNACNKIAVSLGADAPRVASGTERYSIGEDGQPVYADIA; encoded by the coding sequence ATGTCGTCGGGAGACAGCCGCCGGGACACGCTGATCCGGTTGACGTGCGGGCGGGCGCTGTCGGTGCCGCCGCTGCCGCTGCCGGCCGACCTGCTCGACGAGTCGACCGAAGAGGACCGGATGCTCGCGGCGTTCGCCGAGCAGTTCGCGGTCGACGTGTCCGGGATCGGGGACAATCAACGGGGCCGCTTTCTGGAGGTGTTCGGCAACAACGCGTTTCGCGTCGTGGTCGCCGTCTTCATCGCGGACTTCGTGCCGAGGGTGTGGGCGGGCTGCGAGGCGGTCGGGCTCGGGCGGCCGGGCAGCTGCGACGAAGTCGCCTGGGACGACTCGTCGGATCCGATCGGCGCATTGCTCAACGGGTTCGCGCCGGCGGTGGCGCGGCTGCGGGAGCTGGATCCGGTGACCACGGAGATCGTGCGGCTGCGCGGGGCGACGCAGCACAACTGCCGGTTGTGCAAGTCGCTGCGCGACGGGGACGCGCTGGACGCGGGCGGTTCGGAGGACCTGTACACGCAGATCGAGCGGTACGAGTCGGCCGAGGGTCTGTCCGAGGCGCACAAGGCGGCGCTGCGCTATGTCGATGCGCTGATCTGGTCACCGTCGGCGATCGCGCCGGAGGTGGCCGACGGCGTGCGCAAGCACTTCTCACGCAAGCAGGTCTGGGAGCTGACGCTCGACGTCATGCGCAATGCGTGCAACAAGATCGCGGTGTCGCTGGGGGCCGACGCGCCGCGGGTGGCATCGGGCACCGAGCGGTACTCGATCGGCGAGGACGGCCAACCGGTGTACGCCGACATCGCCTGA
- a CDS encoding IS256 family transposase — translation MTQDHSALLAQLDVLKSADSSAVFAELIRAGLQALIEAEATAAIGAGRYERADGRTVHRNGHRPKTVSTTSGDIEVQIPKLRAGSFFPSLLERRRRIDRALHAVIMEAYVHGVSTRSVDDLVAAMGVGSGVSKSEVSRICAGLDEEIEAFRTRSLAHTSFPYVFCDATFCKVRVGAHVVSQALVVATGVSIDGTREVLGTAVGDSESFEFWREFLASLKARGLSGVHLVISDAHAGLKAAVSQQFTNSSWQRCRVHFMRNLHTAVAAKHAPAVTAAVKTIFAHTDPEEVAAQWDRVADTLAGSFPKVAAMMAEAKTDVLAFTAFPKAHWQKIWSNNPIERLNKEIKRRADVVEIFPNPAAFLRLATAVVIEAHDEWQVTRRYLSDVSMDELRVVIAKKHAAAALDKQHQIA, via the coding sequence ATGACCCAGGACCATTCTGCCTTGCTCGCTCAGCTCGATGTGCTCAAGTCTGCGGACTCGTCGGCGGTGTTCGCTGAGCTGATCCGCGCCGGGCTGCAGGCGCTGATTGAAGCTGAAGCCACTGCGGCGATCGGCGCCGGCCGTTACGAGCGTGCCGATGGGCGTACGGTGCACCGCAACGGGCACCGACCGAAGACGGTGTCGACGACTTCCGGTGATATTGAGGTGCAGATCCCCAAGCTGCGCGCTGGGTCATTCTTCCCGTCGCTGCTCGAGCGCCGCCGGCGCATCGACCGCGCGTTGCACGCGGTGATCATGGAGGCCTACGTGCACGGTGTGTCGACCCGCAGCGTCGATGACCTCGTCGCCGCGATGGGCGTGGGCTCCGGGGTGTCCAAGTCCGAGGTGTCGCGGATCTGCGCGGGCCTCGATGAGGAGATCGAGGCGTTTCGTACCCGCTCCCTGGCCCACACCAGCTTCCCGTACGTGTTTTGTGATGCCACGTTCTGCAAGGTCCGTGTCGGGGCGCACGTGGTCTCTCAGGCCCTCGTGGTGGCCACTGGGGTGTCCATCGACGGCACTCGCGAGGTACTGGGCACCGCGGTCGGCGACAGTGAGTCTTTCGAGTTCTGGCGTGAGTTCCTCGCCTCGCTGAAAGCTCGCGGTCTCTCGGGGGTGCACCTGGTGATCTCCGATGCTCATGCTGGATTGAAAGCTGCTGTGTCCCAACAGTTCACCAACTCATCATGGCAACGATGCCGGGTGCACTTCATGCGGAACTTGCACACCGCGGTCGCGGCCAAACACGCCCCGGCGGTGACCGCGGCGGTCAAGACGATCTTCGCTCACACCGACCCCGAGGAGGTCGCCGCCCAGTGGGACCGCGTCGCCGACACCCTGGCCGGGTCGTTCCCGAAGGTGGCTGCGATGATGGCCGAGGCCAAGACCGACGTGTTGGCGTTCACTGCGTTCCCGAAGGCGCACTGGCAGAAGATTTGGTCGAACAATCCGATCGAACGGTTGAACAAGGAAATCAAGCGTCGGGCCGATGTCGTGGAGATCTTTCCCAACCCCGCGGCGTTCCTGCGCCTGGCCACCGCGGTGGTCATCGAAGCCCACGACGAGTGGCAGGTCACCCGCCGCTATCTCTCCGATGTCTCCATGGACGAACTACGCGTCGTCATCGCGAAGAAACACGCCGCCGCGGCACTGGACAAACAACACCAAATCGCCTAA
- a CDS encoding Ig-like domain-containing protein — translation MPSPLVGERHSQALTAMPNPIASLVAIPVGIVSAVVQTLLSPFISPGGPAPAQPPLLWAVLGWIRREIQTTFFNRRPVLAAPTDVEQVDRAVTGVVVGSDPDGDNLTYTVQPTSTAGGAVTIDDRGEFTYVAPETWDGTSVLTDSFTVTVSDRGNGWHVHGLAGLFFGGKHTTTREISVALVPTMTEPTATAVGEVTVPTTSTSSAQGSDGTFAVSYRTGSGTSADPYRTFITVVRPGQDPVTADVLGSVRGPVDVLADGTAVVTTISGSGTEANPSMVTFTVMRPGMATDSSTTPGTAGFAVTNTSGTAVAGINYIAVDGGFRMRLRVARVGETPIVIDIDELPQFFPPSVTPDGTVVFTTSLEDAEGTTTSRTVNVLRPGSAVIEKYAFAEDGPSRLVGEPVVGGDGTVAFTTTSGSGAVGDPVVTTVTVLHPERDPVTSNAFGGSSGIAVGRDGTVSYATGSGGGVTTVTVLRAGHGAVVSTADGAHYGTQIGDDGTVAYQTYTGSGSSADPYQLTVTVLRPGQDPLVATATAGFLNPLLMNPDGTVVLNTLTGPSGGWLREYVVLRPGADPVYITITDVPGSTAAIGDNGTFAVVTARGAGTVEDPTRTEITVLRPGRVNPTPYSAPGSPRGAPIVGPDGTVAVATQISPTASAFTVVRPGQEAQTYPGAGIPQSPATFGPDGVLYQLLESNPRGSATLLVVG, via the coding sequence GTGCCGTCTCCGCTCGTCGGTGAGCGGCACTCGCAGGCACTCACCGCGATGCCCAACCCGATCGCCAGCCTCGTCGCGATACCGGTCGGAATCGTGTCGGCGGTGGTGCAGACGCTGCTGTCGCCGTTCATCTCACCGGGCGGCCCGGCACCCGCGCAACCGCCGTTGCTGTGGGCGGTGCTGGGATGGATACGGCGCGAGATCCAGACGACGTTCTTCAATCGCCGACCGGTGCTGGCCGCCCCCACCGACGTCGAGCAAGTCGACCGCGCGGTCACCGGCGTTGTCGTCGGGTCCGATCCCGACGGCGACAACCTCACCTACACGGTGCAGCCGACGAGCACTGCCGGCGGTGCCGTCACGATCGACGACCGAGGCGAATTCACCTATGTGGCACCCGAGACATGGGATGGCACATCGGTGTTGACCGACAGTTTCACGGTGACGGTCAGCGACAGAGGAAACGGTTGGCACGTGCACGGGCTCGCCGGCCTGTTCTTCGGCGGTAAACACACGACCACCAGGGAGATCAGCGTCGCGCTTGTTCCCACGATGACCGAACCCACTGCCACGGCTGTCGGGGAGGTCACGGTCCCGACGACGTCGACCTCGTCGGCGCAAGGATCCGACGGTACGTTCGCCGTCAGCTACCGGACGGGTTCGGGTACTTCCGCCGACCCGTACCGCACGTTCATCACCGTGGTGCGCCCCGGCCAAGACCCCGTCACGGCCGATGTTCTCGGCTCGGTGCGGGGGCCAGTCGATGTGCTCGCCGACGGCACGGCGGTGGTCACCACCATCAGCGGGTCCGGGACTGAGGCCAATCCCAGTATGGTCACCTTCACCGTCATGCGGCCGGGGATGGCCACAGATTCGAGTACGACGCCCGGCACGGCCGGCTTCGCGGTGACGAACACCAGTGGGACGGCGGTAGCCGGCATCAATTACATTGCGGTCGACGGCGGGTTCCGGATGCGCCTGCGGGTGGCCCGGGTGGGTGAAACGCCGATCGTCATCGACATCGATGAACTGCCGCAATTCTTTCCGCCGTCGGTGACGCCCGACGGCACAGTGGTTTTCACGACCAGCTTGGAGGATGCCGAGGGAACGACGACCTCCCGCACCGTAAACGTGCTGCGCCCCGGTAGCGCCGTCATAGAGAAGTACGCCTTCGCCGAGGACGGCCCGTCACGGCTGGTCGGAGAGCCGGTCGTGGGCGGCGATGGGACGGTCGCCTTCACGACGACCTCGGGGTCGGGTGCTGTCGGCGACCCGGTCGTGACGACCGTGACGGTCCTGCACCCCGAGCGGGACCCCGTCACCAGCAACGCATTTGGCGGCTCCAGCGGTATCGCCGTCGGCAGGGACGGCACAGTGTCCTACGCGACGGGGTCGGGCGGCGGCGTGACGACGGTGACAGTGCTGCGAGCCGGACACGGGGCCGTCGTGTCGACGGCGGATGGAGCGCACTACGGTACGCAGATCGGTGACGACGGAACGGTCGCCTACCAAACCTATACCGGTTCGGGCAGTTCGGCGGATCCGTACCAGCTCACCGTCACCGTGCTGCGCCCAGGCCAGGATCCGTTGGTGGCGACGGCGACCGCGGGATTCCTGAATCCCCTGCTGATGAATCCAGACGGCACGGTCGTGCTCAATACGCTGACCGGCCCGTCGGGCGGATGGCTTCGGGAGTACGTCGTCCTCCGCCCGGGGGCGGACCCCGTGTACATCACCATCACCGACGTCCCGGGCAGCACCGCGGCCATCGGCGACAACGGGACCTTCGCCGTCGTCACCGCGCGCGGCGCCGGCACGGTCGAAGACCCCACACGAACCGAGATCACAGTCCTGCGACCCGGGCGAGTGAACCCGACGCCGTACAGCGCGCCAGGTAGCCCGCGCGGCGCTCCGATCGTCGGCCCCGACGGAACAGTCGCAGTGGCCACCCAGATTAGCCCGACGGCGAGCGCATTCACGGTGGTGCGTCCCGGGCAAGAAGCCCAGACGTACCCCGGCGCGGGCATTCCACAGTCGCCGGCGACGTTCGGACCCGACGGAGTCCTCTACCAACTGCTCGAATCGAACCCGCGAGGAAGCGCAACGCTGCTCGTGGTCGGATAG
- a CDS encoding excalibur domain-containing protein, with translation MGRFASLTSGFILAVALCAATTAGASGVATAHEMDFDAPLRQSSDCDSNYSGCVPVASDVDCAGGSGNGPEYVAGPITVLGDDIYELDRDGDGTACDS, from the coding sequence GTGGGCAGGTTCGCATCGTTGACGAGCGGTTTCATCTTGGCGGTGGCGCTGTGCGCGGCCACCACGGCCGGCGCCTCGGGTGTGGCGACTGCGCACGAGATGGACTTCGACGCACCTCTGCGACAGAGCTCCGATTGCGACTCGAACTACTCCGGGTGCGTTCCTGTCGCCAGCGACGTCGATTGTGCCGGCGGTAGTGGGAATGGCCCCGAGTACGTCGCCGGTCCCATCACGGTGCTCGGCGATGACATCTACGAACTCGACCGCGACGGCGACGGGACCGCGTGTGACAGCTGA
- a CDS encoding alpha/beta fold hydrolase, which translates to MPTSFGSTHVLAAGDRSKPPLVALHGSSISSTMWVPNLPVLTATHLVTTVGAIDEVGKSVAARPTIRSADLVGWLDEVLCALGIQRSALVGASRGTWIATHYAAAYPERVERLALLCPVGIAGGMRPRFLMLGLTSMACGRARGGCGRCSIRWSRRRPAVSCAGRLGD; encoded by the coding sequence GTGCCGACGTCGTTCGGGAGCACCCATGTACTGGCCGCCGGTGACCGGTCGAAGCCGCCGCTCGTCGCGTTGCACGGATCGTCGATCAGCTCGACGATGTGGGTGCCGAATCTGCCGGTCCTCACCGCGACCCACCTCGTCACCACGGTCGGCGCGATCGACGAGGTCGGCAAGAGCGTGGCCGCCAGGCCGACGATCCGCAGTGCCGATCTGGTCGGCTGGCTCGACGAAGTGTTGTGCGCCCTCGGAATTCAGCGATCCGCGTTGGTCGGTGCGTCACGCGGGACGTGGATCGCGACGCACTATGCGGCGGCGTATCCCGAGCGGGTCGAACGGTTGGCGCTGCTGTGCCCGGTCGGAATCGCGGGCGGGATGCGCCCGCGGTTCCTGATGCTCGGACTGACTTCGATGGCGTGCGGCCGAGCTCGCGGCGGGTGTGGTCGATGCTCGATTCGTTGGTCACGCCGGCGTCCCGCGGTCTCCTGCGCCGGCCGCCTTGGGGACTGA
- a CDS encoding AMIN-like domain-containing (lipo)protein, translating into MRRTLAVAGLLALVAGCGPAEAQPDRRTDDVRETRPGPIAHLADVRVGVHEDFDRLVLEFTDRVPGYTVGYRALPAHADASGKVIPLPGADAMVLVTLNPATATGWTDGEQTYFGPSTVRADTRQVTEVKEAGDFEAVLTWVVGLRQKAPFAVSVLDDPPRLVVDLG; encoded by the coding sequence ATGCGCAGGACTCTTGCGGTCGCCGGGCTGCTGGCGCTCGTCGCGGGTTGCGGGCCGGCGGAGGCACAGCCCGACCGCCGCACCGACGATGTCCGCGAGACCCGTCCCGGCCCGATCGCGCACCTGGCCGACGTGCGGGTGGGCGTACACGAGGACTTCGACCGACTGGTGCTGGAGTTCACCGACAGGGTGCCGGGTTACACGGTCGGATATCGAGCGCTGCCGGCACACGCCGACGCGTCGGGCAAGGTGATTCCGCTGCCCGGAGCCGACGCGATGGTGCTGGTGACGCTGAACCCGGCGACTGCGACCGGATGGACGGACGGCGAGCAGACCTACTTCGGGCCGTCGACGGTCAGGGCCGACACCAGGCAGGTGACCGAGGTGAAGGAGGCCGGCGACTTCGAAGCGGTGCTGACGTGGGTCGTCGGTCTGCGTCAAAAGGCGCCGTTCGCGGTGTCGGTGCTCGACGATCCGCCCCGTCTGGTGGTGGATCTCGGCTGA
- a CDS encoding alkaline phosphatase family protein codes for MGYARYIGRVGALAVTLGVGVAVASTPGFAYAEPTGASSSTEGSTTDSSPSDKPGTTTGNATTGGGATGATTPGTERATDESDADETDAEETDAEETEVEESDGEDGDEEGAGEGDDELAAGGENGTQTPPTTTEQTPPQKNDNRPADNDGPAQQNATGTAPAATTNTGSGSADEEPGDNETATDTGPSLMAFTSDAPDSGPEDSDTASAFRTTSVTTTTTTTPAAPQPLEALVKIVNDVVSAIFTPFLGPGNWSPFNGTLLTGMLSLVRNEFDRISNRRPAQYTVTQIAGPSLVDDPNPNVLVIGVDGTNLSRILADDYNQNFFNLMNDGTTAASSIVGHTTLSNPSWTAILTGAWGEKTGVINNIWTPWTYDKYPTVFTMLETHNPNIDTTNIADWDVINAIAGTGENYADTNIFIPRQANDPYWDLTDDAVGQATVDAIAATATGKPTFMFSYFVGVDENGHAYGGASEEYKLAIRNVDDNLGAILAAVEAWETANPDEGEWTVIVVTDHGHQPQQGLGHGFQTPSETATFVIASGPNFKEGWVNPEYEIVDTTPTVLTLFGAPVPGYSDGVSLTSLAGSDEDPADLHQALQDMIATNKSPGLITEVALGARTIFASIPYFIMDFTVGTPFAFVGDILYVPTNLVAQVVALLTGVHGARIFPLLPPPAPTWPQQEQQATVLVLSCSGGIPGVVDETACSAGNVA; via the coding sequence ATGGGCTATGCCAGGTACATCGGTCGGGTCGGCGCTCTGGCGGTGACGCTGGGAGTCGGCGTCGCGGTGGCTTCCACGCCGGGGTTCGCCTATGCCGAACCGACGGGCGCGTCCTCGTCGACCGAGGGCTCGACGACGGATTCGTCGCCGAGTGACAAACCGGGGACGACGACCGGCAACGCGACGACGGGTGGCGGGGCCACCGGGGCGACGACACCGGGCACGGAAAGGGCCACCGACGAGAGCGACGCCGACGAAACGGACGCCGAAGAGACCGACGCCGAGGAAACTGAGGTAGAGGAATCCGACGGCGAAGACGGCGACGAGGAAGGCGCCGGTGAGGGCGATGACGAACTCGCGGCCGGCGGAGAGAACGGGACCCAGACCCCGCCGACGACGACCGAGCAGACCCCGCCGCAGAAGAACGACAACCGCCCCGCCGACAACGACGGCCCGGCCCAGCAGAACGCCACCGGCACAGCGCCTGCCGCCACGACGAACACCGGCAGCGGTTCGGCCGACGAGGAGCCCGGCGACAACGAGACCGCCACCGACACCGGGCCGTCGCTGATGGCGTTCACCAGCGACGCCCCCGACAGCGGGCCCGAGGACTCCGACACCGCCTCGGCGTTCCGGACGACGTCCGTCACCACCACGACCACCACCACGCCGGCGGCGCCGCAGCCGCTCGAGGCGCTGGTGAAGATCGTCAACGACGTGGTGTCGGCGATCTTCACGCCGTTCCTCGGCCCGGGTAACTGGTCACCGTTCAACGGGACGCTGCTGACGGGGATGTTGTCGTTGGTGCGCAACGAATTCGACCGGATCTCGAACCGTCGGCCGGCGCAGTACACGGTGACCCAGATCGCCGGGCCGTCGCTGGTCGACGATCCCAACCCGAACGTGTTGGTGATCGGCGTGGACGGCACCAACCTGAGCCGGATCCTGGCCGACGACTACAACCAGAACTTCTTCAACCTGATGAACGACGGCACCACCGCGGCGTCGAGCATCGTCGGGCACACCACGCTGTCGAACCCGTCGTGGACGGCGATCCTGACTGGCGCCTGGGGCGAGAAAACCGGTGTGATCAACAACATCTGGACGCCGTGGACGTATGACAAGTACCCGACGGTGTTCACGATGCTCGAGACGCACAACCCGAACATCGACACGACGAACATCGCCGACTGGGACGTCATCAACGCGATCGCCGGCACCGGCGAGAACTATGCCGACACCAACATCTTCATCCCGCGCCAGGCCAATGACCCCTACTGGGATCTGACCGACGACGCGGTCGGCCAGGCCACCGTGGACGCGATCGCGGCCACCGCGACCGGCAAGCCGACGTTCATGTTCAGCTACTTCGTCGGGGTCGACGAGAACGGGCACGCGTACGGCGGTGCGTCCGAGGAATACAAGTTGGCCATCCGCAACGTCGACGACAACCTCGGGGCCATCCTCGCGGCGGTCGAGGCGTGGGAGACCGCGAACCCCGACGAGGGCGAGTGGACGGTCATCGTCGTGACCGATCACGGCCACCAGCCGCAGCAGGGCCTCGGCCACGGCTTCCAGACGCCCAGCGAGACAGCGACTTTCGTGATCGCGTCGGGTCCGAACTTCAAGGAAGGGTGGGTGAACCCGGAGTACGAGATCGTCGACACGACGCCGACGGTGCTGACGTTGTTCGGCGCTCCGGTGCCGGGCTACTCGGACGGCGTGTCGCTCACGTCGCTGGCCGGCAGCGACGAAGATCCAGCCGATCTCCATCAGGCGCTTCAGGACATGATCGCGACGAACAAGTCGCCGGGACTGATCACCGAGGTGGCGCTGGGTGCGCGGACGATCTTCGCGTCGATCCCGTACTTCATTATGGACTTCACCGTCGGGACGCCGTTCGCGTTCGTCGGCGACATCCTGTATGTGCCGACGAATCTCGTGGCGCAGGTCGTCGCGTTGTTGACCGGTGTCCACGGCGCCCGGATCTTCCCGTTGCTTCCTCCGCCGGCGCCGACGTGGCCGCAGCAGGAGCAGCAGGCGACGGTGCTGGTGCTGTCCTGCAGCGGCGGCATACCCGGTGTGGTTGATGAGACCGCCTGCAGCGCAGGCAATGTAGCCTGA